From the genome of Pelomonas sp. SE-A7, one region includes:
- a CDS encoding OPT family oligopeptide transporter, with the protein MAIHQLSDEQIRTWTRAQKDQWWHSTVYRADMAQLTLRSAIMGFLLGGILSATGLYIGAKTGITLGVGLTSVILAFAFFRILHGAGLGSDFSILENNCTQSIATASGYVVSPLYAGLGAYMLVTGNIPPWWQIMAWMIIVAILGVLVAFPMKRRFINEEQLPFPEGRASGVVLDSLYTGDAGEGMFKARILGFTALGAAIYQAIISDGWMKLLQVKAFGAQAAWVLHERIDTYYYQAAAKLEWAIPKILGTDFRVLGLRLTLDVAMIGTGGLMGIAVATSCMIGAVVNFVLLAPLMIQLGDIAPRIAPSGKLVPLNRVEIVNQWSLWWGVTMMVVGAMVSLAAKPELFTGAFKSIMGKKDGAAATSKSDVLAGVEVPLWISYVGVPIFSVIGVWLTHEFFGVPWLLCFVSLPLIFILTVICVNSMALTSWTPTGSLSKITQFSMGAIDSSNPASNLLPAAMTAEVATNASNLLSDIKAGYMLGGKPRHQVVGHIIGIFAGVMACVPLFFLLFLQPDANGVRSTASMISDQFAMPAVMQWKGVAELIAKGVKGLPSSAVVAMAIAAVVALVMEVTRIVSKGRFKLSSVAIGLGVVLPPESVFAMFAGALLFWLMGLRHGKNKGSMGHRIWVECCEPICAGLISGAALMGIGNAILNVLI; encoded by the coding sequence ATGGCAATCCATCAGCTGAGTGATGAACAGATCCGCACCTGGACCCGGGCGCAAAAGGATCAGTGGTGGCATTCGACCGTCTACCGTGCCGACATGGCCCAGCTGACGCTGCGCTCGGCCATCATGGGTTTCCTGCTGGGCGGCATCCTGTCCGCCACCGGCCTCTACATAGGCGCCAAGACCGGTATCACGTTGGGCGTGGGCCTGACCTCGGTGATTCTGGCCTTTGCCTTCTTCCGCATCCTGCACGGCGCTGGCCTGGGATCGGACTTCAGCATCCTCGAGAACAACTGCACCCAGTCCATCGCCACGGCCTCGGGCTATGTGGTGAGCCCGCTGTACGCCGGCCTCGGTGCCTACATGCTGGTCACCGGCAACATCCCGCCCTGGTGGCAGATCATGGCCTGGATGATCATCGTGGCCATCCTGGGCGTGCTGGTCGCGTTCCCCATGAAGCGCCGCTTCATCAACGAGGAGCAGTTGCCTTTCCCCGAAGGCCGTGCCAGCGGCGTGGTGCTGGACTCGCTCTACACCGGCGATGCCGGCGAAGGCATGTTCAAGGCCCGCATCCTGGGCTTCACCGCCCTCGGTGCCGCGATCTACCAGGCCATCATCAGCGACGGCTGGATGAAGCTGCTGCAGGTCAAGGCCTTCGGCGCCCAGGCCGCCTGGGTGCTGCATGAGCGCATCGACACCTACTACTACCAGGCGGCCGCCAAGCTGGAATGGGCCATCCCCAAGATCCTGGGCACCGACTTTCGCGTGCTGGGCCTGCGCCTGACGCTGGACGTAGCCATGATAGGCACCGGCGGCCTGATGGGCATCGCCGTGGCCACCAGCTGCATGATCGGCGCGGTCGTCAACTTCGTTCTGCTGGCGCCGCTGATGATCCAGCTCGGCGACATCGCACCGCGCATCGCACCCAGCGGCAAGCTGGTGCCGCTGAACCGGGTCGAGATCGTCAACCAGTGGTCGCTGTGGTGGGGCGTCACCATGATGGTGGTCGGCGCCATGGTCAGCCTGGCCGCCAAGCCCGAGCTGTTCACCGGCGCCTTCAAGTCCATCATGGGCAAGAAGGACGGCGCCGCCGCCACCTCCAAGTCGGACGTGCTGGCCGGCGTCGAGGTGCCGCTGTGGATCTCCTACGTCGGCGTGCCCATCTTCAGCGTGATCGGCGTCTGGCTGACCCACGAGTTCTTCGGCGTGCCCTGGCTGCTGTGCTTTGTTTCGCTGCCGCTGATCTTCATCCTGACCGTGATCTGCGTGAACTCGATGGCTCTGACCTCGTGGACGCCGACCGGCTCGCTGTCCAAGATCACCCAGTTCTCGATGGGCGCGATCGACAGCAGCAACCCGGCCAGCAACCTGCTGCCTGCTGCGATGACGGCCGAGGTGGCCACCAACGCCAGCAATCTGCTGTCGGACATCAAGGCCGGCTACATGCTCGGCGGCAAGCCGCGCCACCAGGTCGTGGGCCACATCATCGGCATCTTTGCCGGCGTGATGGCCTGCGTGCCGCTGTTCTTCCTGCTGTTCCTGCAGCCGGATGCCAATGGCGTGCGCAGCACGGCTTCGATGATTTCCGACCAGTTCGCGATGCCGGCCGTGATGCAGTGGAAGGGCGTGGCCGAGCTGATCGCCAAGGGCGTCAAGGGCCTGCCGAGCTCGGCCGTGGTCGCCATGGCCATCGCCGCCGTCGTGGCTTTGGTGATGGAAGTGACCCGCATCGTCAGCAAGGGCAGGTTCAAGCTCTCGTCCGTGGCCATTGGCCTCGGCGTGGTGCTGCCGCCCGAGTCGGTGTTCGCCATGTTCGCCGGCGCCTTGCTGTTCTGGCTGATGGGCCTGCGCCACGGCAAGAACAAGGGCTCGATGGGCCACCGCATCTGGGTCGAATGCTGCGAGCCTATCTGTGCCGGCCTGATCTCGGGCGCTGCGCTGATGGGCATTGGCAACGCCATCCTCAACGTGCTGATCTGA
- a CDS encoding glutathione binding-like protein, whose translation MIEVYSWATPNGHKVHIMLEECGLPYRVIPVDIGTGAQFDPGFLAISPNNKIPAIVDPAGPDGKPMSMFESGAILLYLAGKTGQLLPADTRGKYEVLQWLMFQMGSVGPMLGQAHHFRIYAPEKIAYAVDRYTNEAHRIYNVINKRLGLSPYIAGKQYSIADIAVFPWLRSWKNQGVDMKDYPHLKGWFDEVASRPAVQRGVEVLADRRKQLLDERAREVLFGETQYKRH comes from the coding sequence ATGATCGAAGTTTATTCGTGGGCCACGCCCAATGGACACAAGGTCCACATCATGTTGGAAGAATGCGGCCTGCCCTACCGGGTGATCCCTGTGGACATAGGCACCGGTGCGCAGTTCGACCCGGGGTTTCTCGCCATCAGCCCGAACAACAAGATCCCGGCCATCGTCGACCCGGCCGGACCGGACGGCAAGCCCATGTCGATGTTCGAATCCGGCGCCATCCTGCTGTACCTGGCCGGCAAGACGGGTCAGCTCTTGCCTGCCGACACCCGCGGCAAGTACGAGGTGCTGCAGTGGCTGATGTTCCAGATGGGCAGCGTGGGCCCCATGCTGGGCCAGGCCCATCATTTCCGCATCTATGCGCCCGAGAAGATCGCCTACGCGGTGGACCGATACACCAACGAGGCACACCGCATTTACAACGTCATCAACAAGCGGCTGGGCCTGAGCCCCTACATCGCCGGCAAGCAGTACAGCATTGCCGACATCGCCGTCTTCCCCTGGCTGCGCTCCTGGAAGAACCAGGGCGTCGACATGAAGGACTATCCGCACCTGAAGGGCTGGTTCGACGAAGTCGCCTCACGGCCGGCCGTGCAGCGCGGCGTCGAGGTGCTGGCAGACCGTCGCAAGCAGTTGCTGGACGAACGCGCCCGCGAGGTGCTGTTCGGGGAGACGCAGTACAAGCGTCACTGA
- a CDS encoding phosphotransferase, giving the protein MDENTGTRAPSQALDTEALAAWLTAQVPGFAGPLSIEQFKGGQSNPTYKLITPTRSYVMRAKPGPVAKLLPSAHAIEREYAVMKALRGTAVPVPEMLALCEDESVIGRAFYLMEFLEGRVLWDQSLPGMSREDRGAHYAEMNRVIAALHQVDFAAIGLAGYGKPGNYFERQIGRWSKQYQASITQPNEAMDKLIEWLPAHIPASARDEAEVSIVHGDFRLDNLMFHPTEPRVIAVLDWELSTLGHPLADFSYHCMSWHIQTKGAARGIGGRDLAELGIPDELSYVRQYCERTGRSDVQAVMRDWNFYLAYNLFRIAAILQGIAKRVEAGTASSEKAREAGAGARPMAELGWQFAQAAGA; this is encoded by the coding sequence ATGGACGAGAACACCGGCACCCGCGCCCCTTCCCAAGCCCTGGACACCGAGGCCCTGGCGGCCTGGCTCACGGCCCAGGTGCCCGGCTTTGCCGGCCCGCTAAGCATCGAGCAGTTCAAGGGCGGCCAGTCCAACCCGACCTACAAGCTGATCACTCCGACGCGCAGCTACGTGATGCGGGCCAAGCCCGGCCCGGTCGCCAAGCTGCTGCCCTCGGCCCATGCCATCGAACGCGAATACGCCGTGATGAAGGCGCTGCGCGGCACGGCCGTGCCGGTGCCCGAGATGCTGGCCTTGTGCGAGGACGAATCGGTCATAGGCCGCGCCTTCTACCTGATGGAGTTTCTCGAGGGCCGGGTGCTGTGGGACCAGTCCCTGCCCGGCATGAGCCGCGAGGACCGCGGCGCCCACTACGCCGAGATGAACCGCGTGATCGCGGCCCTGCACCAGGTCGATTTCGCCGCCATTGGCCTGGCCGGCTATGGCAAGCCCGGCAACTACTTCGAACGCCAGATCGGGCGCTGGAGCAAGCAGTACCAGGCCTCGATCACGCAGCCGAACGAGGCCATGGACAAGCTGATCGAATGGCTGCCCGCCCACATCCCGGCCTCGGCCCGGGACGAGGCCGAAGTTTCCATCGTCCATGGCGACTTCCGGCTGGACAACCTGATGTTCCATCCCACCGAGCCGCGGGTGATCGCGGTGCTCGACTGGGAGCTGTCAACACTGGGCCATCCGCTGGCCGACTTCAGCTATCACTGCATGTCCTGGCATATCCAGACCAAGGGCGCGGCGCGCGGCATTGGCGGGCGCGACCTGGCCGAGCTGGGCATTCCCGACGAGCTCAGCTATGTGCGGCAGTACTGCGAGCGCACCGGCCGAAGCGACGTGCAGGCCGTGATGCGCGACTGGAACTTCTACCTGGCCTACAACCTGTTTCGCATTGCCGCCATCCTGCAAGGCATTGCCAAGCGCGTTGAGGCCGGCACGGCCTCGAGCGAGAAGGCCCGCGAAGCCGGCGCCGGCGCCCGGCCCATGGCCGAGCTGGGCTGGCAGTTCGCGCAGGCGGCCGGCGCCTAG
- a CDS encoding Crp/Fnr family transcriptional regulator, translated as MNSTALTASERANIEAGSWFSKLSPALRGDILSRASVRRLNDDALLSCRGEPAEEWCGVAKGAVRISSVSLSGKQITLTYVEPGTWFGDIALFDGLPRTHDAAAHGETTLLVIRKPDFKDLLAKHSELYEALLRLNCRRLRLMFDVVEDLNTRPLAARLAKQILLLARSYGIAQGEEEIRIGLQLAQEDLAQMLGASRQRVNQELKGFERDGAVRVEPTRLVVLNKDKLLAIASK; from the coding sequence ATGAACAGCACGGCTCTTACCGCATCCGAACGCGCCAACATCGAAGCAGGCTCGTGGTTCTCCAAGCTATCGCCGGCCCTGCGCGGCGACATCCTCTCGCGCGCCAGCGTGCGGCGGCTGAACGACGACGCCCTGCTCTCCTGCCGCGGCGAGCCGGCCGAGGAATGGTGCGGCGTGGCCAAGGGGGCGGTGCGCATCAGCTCGGTCTCGCTGTCGGGCAAGCAAATCACCCTGACCTATGTGGAGCCCGGCACCTGGTTCGGCGACATTGCCCTGTTCGACGGCCTGCCCCGCACCCACGACGCCGCCGCCCATGGCGAGACCACGCTGCTGGTGATACGCAAGCCCGATTTCAAGGACCTGCTGGCCAAGCATTCCGAGCTCTACGAAGCGTTGCTGCGGCTCAACTGCCGCCGGCTGCGCCTGATGTTCGACGTGGTCGAGGACCTGAACACCCGCCCGCTGGCCGCCCGCCTGGCCAAGCAGATCCTGCTGCTGGCCCGCTCCTACGGCATCGCCCAGGGCGAGGAAGAAATCCGCATCGGCCTGCAGCTGGCCCAGGAAGACCTGGCCCAGATGCTAGGCGCTTCGCGCCAGCGAGTGAACCAGGAACTCAAGGGCTTTGAACGCGACGGCGCCGTGCGGGTGGAGCCGACCCGGCTGGTCGTGCTGAACAAGGACAAGCTGCTGGCCATCGCCAGCAAGTAG
- a CDS encoding class II aldolase/adducin family protein, which produces MSHALPEIPCRRESVSPEEWALRVDLAAAYRLVALFGWDDLVFTHISARLPDRHDEFLINPYGLMFEEITASSLVKIDMQGNKLEDSPFPVNPAGFTIHSAVHAARPDAQCVLHTHSLNGIAVSAQPAGLLPISQHSIFVLSSLGYHDYEGVALRDDEKPRLVRDLGSNNYLMLRNHGLLTVGRSVADAVQAMYFFEASCTIQVRAQAGGGELTAIAPEIIATAQEQARQATKGQGSALAWPGLLRRLDRRLPGYDC; this is translated from the coding sequence ATGTCCCATGCTTTGCCAGAAATCCCCTGCCGCCGCGAATCGGTCAGCCCCGAGGAATGGGCGCTGCGGGTCGACCTGGCCGCGGCCTACCGCCTGGTTGCGCTGTTCGGCTGGGACGATCTGGTCTTCACTCACATCAGCGCCCGGCTGCCGGACCGGCATGACGAGTTCCTGATCAATCCCTACGGCCTGATGTTCGAGGAGATCACAGCCTCCAGCCTGGTGAAGATCGACATGCAGGGCAACAAGCTGGAAGACTCGCCGTTCCCGGTCAACCCGGCCGGCTTCACCATTCACAGCGCCGTCCATGCGGCGCGGCCCGATGCGCAATGCGTGCTGCACACGCATTCGCTCAACGGCATTGCGGTGTCGGCCCAACCCGCCGGCCTGCTGCCGATCTCCCAGCATTCGATCTTCGTGCTGTCCAGCCTCGGCTATCACGACTACGAGGGCGTCGCGCTGCGTGACGACGAGAAGCCGCGCCTGGTGCGCGACCTGGGTAGCAACAACTACCTGATGCTGCGCAATCACGGCCTGCTGACCGTGGGCCGCAGCGTGGCGGACGCGGTGCAGGCGATGTACTTCTTCGAGGCCAGTTGCACCATCCAGGTCCGGGCTCAGGCCGGTGGTGGCGAACTGACTGCCATCGCACCCGAGATCATCGCCACGGCCCAGGAACAGGCCAGGCAGGCGACCAAGGGCCAGGGCAGTGCGCTGGCCTGGCCGGGCCTCTTGCGTCGCCTGGACAGGCGGCTGCCCGGCTACGACTGCTGA
- a CDS encoding pyridoxal phosphate-dependent aminotransferase: protein MPLSLQSRLPHVGTTIFSTMSALATQHGAVNLGQGFPDFGCDPKLIEAVDAAMRAGHNQYPLMNGVPALRQAVADKIERLYGHRYDADREVTITAGATQAIFTALLAVVHPGDEVIVLEPCYDSYSPNIDLAGGRVVRVPLDPDSYRPDFERIAAALSPDTRAIVINTPHNPSATVWTEAEMRQLEALLDGSEVIVVSDEVYEHMVFDGAAHQSAARFPGLAERTFIVSSFGKTYHVTGWKVGYVAAPAGLMAEFRKVHQYNVFTVNTPMQHGLAAYMADPAPYLDLPAFYQAKRDLFRQGLAGSRLRLLPSEGSYFQCVDHSAISDLSDAEFCGWLVREVGVAAIPMSAFSVEAPRRQVIRFCFAKTKATLEKALEKLARL, encoded by the coding sequence CGCAGCATGGCGCCGTCAACCTGGGCCAGGGCTTCCCGGACTTCGGCTGCGATCCGAAGCTGATCGAGGCGGTGGACGCAGCCATGCGGGCCGGCCACAACCAGTACCCGCTGATGAACGGCGTGCCGGCGCTGCGCCAGGCCGTGGCCGACAAGATCGAGCGCCTGTACGGCCACCGCTATGACGCCGACCGCGAGGTCACCATCACCGCTGGCGCCACGCAGGCCATCTTCACCGCCCTGCTGGCCGTGGTCCATCCGGGCGACGAGGTGATCGTGCTGGAGCCCTGCTACGACAGCTATTCACCCAACATCGACCTGGCCGGTGGCCGCGTCGTGCGCGTGCCGCTGGACCCGGACAGCTACCGCCCCGATTTCGAGCGCATAGCCGCTGCGCTGTCACCCGACACCCGGGCCATCGTCATCAATACGCCGCACAACCCCAGCGCCACGGTCTGGACCGAGGCCGAGATGCGCCAGCTGGAAGCGCTGCTGGATGGCAGCGAGGTGATCGTGGTCAGCGACGAGGTCTACGAGCACATGGTGTTCGACGGCGCGGCGCACCAGAGCGCTGCCCGGTTTCCGGGCCTGGCCGAGCGGACCTTCATCGTGTCCAGCTTCGGCAAGACCTATCACGTGACCGGCTGGAAGGTCGGCTATGTGGCCGCGCCGGCCGGCCTGATGGCCGAGTTCCGCAAGGTCCACCAGTACAACGTGTTCACGGTCAATACGCCGATGCAGCACGGCCTGGCAGCCTACATGGCCGATCCGGCTCCTTACCTGGACCTGCCGGCCTTCTACCAGGCCAAGCGCGACCTGTTCCGCCAGGGCCTGGCCGGCTCGCGGCTGCGCCTGCTGCCTTCCGAAGGCAGCTACTTCCAGTGCGTGGACCATTCGGCCATCAGCGATCTCAGCGACGCCGAGTTCTGCGGCTGGCTGGTGCGTGAAGTGGGCGTGGCCGCGATTCCCATGTCGGCCTTCAGCGTGGAAGCACCAAGGCGGCAGGTGATCCGCTTCTGCTTCGCCAAGACCAAGGCAACGCTTGAGAAGGCGCTGGAGAAGCTGGCGCGACTCTGA